A stretch of Cicer arietinum cultivar CDC Frontier isolate Library 1 chromosome 5, Cicar.CDCFrontier_v2.0, whole genome shotgun sequence DNA encodes these proteins:
- the LOC101490819 gene encoding NADH-ubiquinone oxidoreductase chain 1, whose amino-acid sequence MAFVQRRKGPDVVGSFGLLQPLADGLKLILKEPISPSSANLSLFRMAPVATFMLSLVARAVVPFDYGMVLSDSNIGLLYLFAISSLGVYGIITAGWSSN is encoded by the coding sequence ATGGCTTTTGTGCAACGTCGAAAGGGTCCTGATGTAGTGGGATCGTTCGGATTGTTACAACCTCTAGCAGATGGTTTGAAATTGATTCTAAAAGAACCTATTTCACCAAGTAGTGCTAATTTGTCCCTTTTTAGAATGGCTCCAGTGGCTACATTTATGTTAAGTCTGGTCGCTCGGGCCGTTGTACCTTTTGATTATGGTATGGTATTGTCAGATTCGAACATAGGGCTACTTTATTTGTTTGCCATATCTTCGTTAGGTGTTTATGGAATTATTACAGCAGGTTGGTCTAGTAATTAG
- the LOC101492094 gene encoding probable tetraacyldisaccharide 4'-kinase, mitochondrial isoform X2 produces the protein MRLSLSGVKVDVCLLSPAIKKGYGGGDEVNMLQRHLLGTPTKFGVGANRASVASHLIQKYGYIDIRKSSLYEKQNCYSKVQNSLDSEKIGVVVLDDAMQHWSLWRELDIVMVNGLTLWGNGRLLPLGPLREPLTALRRADVVVIHHADLVSDDVLEDIESMVQGIKKSVPIFFTKMDPTYLFEVGNINAKIPLTVLHEATILCVSAIGSAEPFVKRIQEMGALYVDRIDFSDHHIFDATDIDLIKARLGELERKFGSKPIVVITEKDYDRDPEILKQLYPFKVFALCSALKILPYKGNTEDIFKKFLKDQLKLEFPASD, from the exons ATGAGGCTCTCACTGAGTGGAGTGAAGGTAGATGTATGCCTCCTTAGCCCCGCAATCAAAAAG GGTTATGGTGGTGGTGATGAAGTTAACATGCTTCAGAGACATTTACTTGGAACACCAACTAAGTTTGGTGTTGGCGCGAATCGAGCTTCTGTTGCCAGTCATTTGATCCAAAAATATGGCTACATTGATATTCGCAAGAGTTCATTGTATGAGAAACAAAACTGTTACTCGAAGGTCCAGAATTCTCTTGACTCCGAAAAAATTGGGGTTGTAGTTCTTGATGATGCAATGCAG CATTGGAGCTTATGGCGAGAATTGGATATTGTGATGGTCAACGGACTAACTCTTTGGGGTAACGGTCGACTACTGCCACTTGGACCTTTAAGAGAGCCTTTGACTGCTCTCAGGCGAGCAGATGTAGTTGTAATCCATCATGCAGACTTG GTTTCTGATGATGTTCTTGAGGATATTGAGTCAATGGTCCAAGGAATTAAAAAGTCTGTTCctattttctttacaaaaatggacccaacATACTTATTTGAGGTGGGAAACATCAATGCTAAAATACCATTGACGGTTCTTCACGAAGCTACTATTTTATGCGTTTCTGCTATTGGTTCTGCAGAACCTTTTGTGAAGCGGATTCAAGAG ATGGGAGCACTTTATGTTGATCGAATAGATttcagtgatcatcacatattCGATGCCACG GATATTGATTTGATCAAAGCCAGACTTGGAGAACTAGAGAGGAAGTTTGGTTCCAAACCAATTGTTGTAATAACTGAAAAG GATTATGATAGGGACCCTGAGATTCTTAAGCAACTTTATCCATTTAAAGTTTTTGCCCTGTGCTCTGCATTGAAGATTTTGCCCTATAAAGGAAATACAGAAGATatctttaagaaatttctgaaggaCCAATTGAAATTAGAATTTCCTGCATCAGATTAA
- the LOC113786549 gene encoding ATP synthase protein MI25-like — MIISILGIRGILLNRRNIPIMSMPIESMLLAVNSNFLVFSVSSDDMMGQSFASLVSTVAAAESAIGLAIFVRTFRVRGTIAVELINSIQGSGPLSLGEFSSRNMQARKMLFAAIPSICALSSNKISIYNEEMIVARCFIGFIIFSRKSLGNTFKVTLDGRIQAIQEESQQFPNPNEVVPPESNEQQRLLRISLRICGTVVESLPMERCAPKCEKTVQALLCRNLNVKSATLPNATSSRRIRLQDDLGTKFHLLVRRRFSPLCISKAEKIELIRESLVVLRMVRVGGSLKNK, encoded by the exons ATGATCATCTCTATTTTAGGTATTCGGGGAATCCTCCTTAATAGACGAAATATTCCTATTATGTCAATGCCAATTGAATCAATGTTATTAGCTGTGAATTCGAACTTTTTGGTATTTTCCGTTTCTTCGGATGATATGATGGGTCAATCATTTGCTTCATTGGTTTCAACGGTGGCAGCTGCGGAATCCGCTATTGGGTTAGCCATTTTCGTTAGAACTTTCCGAGTCCGAGGGACTATTGCTGTAGAATTGATTAATAGCATTCAAG GGTCGGGGCCTTTATCGCTGGGCGA ATTTAGTTCCAGGAATATGCAAGCTAGAAAGATGCTATTTGCTGCTATTCCATCTATTTGTGCATTAAGTTCGAATAAGATATCAATCTATAATGAAGAAATGATAGTAGCTCGTTGTTTTATAGGCTTCATCATATTCAGTCGGAAGAGTTTAGGTAATACTTTCAAAGTGACTCTCGACGGGAGAATCCAGGCTATTCAGGAAGAATCGCAGCAATTCCCCAATCCTAACGAAGTCGTTCCTCCGGAATCTAATGAACAACAACGATTACTTAGGATCAGTTTGCGAATTTGTGGCACCGTAGTTGAATCATTACCAATGGAACGCTGTGCGCCTAAGTGCGAAAAGACAGTGCAAGCTTTGTTATGCCGAAACCTAAATGTTAAGTCAGCAACACTTCCAAATGCCACTTCTTCCCGTCGCATCCGTCTTCAGGACGATCTAGGCACAAAGTTTCACTTATTAGTTAGGAGGAGATTTAGCCCCCTGTGTATCTCGAAAGCAGAAAAAATAGAACTCATTCGAGAGAGCTTGGTGGTCTTAAGAATGGTTCGGGTGGGGGGTTCTCTTAAGAATAAATAA
- the LOC101492655 gene encoding GDSL esterase/lipase At5g55050-like: protein MDSIVMMRNSFLFITFFIFNLGFLDAQKTPAIYVFGDSLVDVGNNNYLTLSLVKATLPHYGIDFPTKRPTGRFSNGKNAADLIAEKVGLPTSPPYLSLICKVKNNNNKNVSFLSGVNFASGGAGIFNGTDDNFRQSIPLTKQVDYYSQVHDQLTQQIGASTLQKHLSKSIFIVVIGSNDIFGYSNSMDLQKKNTPQQYVDSMTSSLKIQLQRLYNIGARKFEIVGVSAIGCSPAYRLKNKTECFLEANLLSIKYNEELQSMLKEWKLENKDSSYSYFDTYAALQDLIHNPTSYGFVDVKDACCGLGELNSQFLCTPISILCSNRKDHIFWDQVHPTEAATRIIVDTLFNGPSKYTFPINMEQLLAL, encoded by the exons atggaTTCCATAGTTATGATGAGgaattcctttttatttatcactttttttatattcaacttAGGATTCTTAGATGCTCAAAAGACTCCAGCTATTTATGTGTTTGGAGACTCACTTGTTGATGTTGGAAACAATAATTACTTGACTCTTTCTCTTGTAAAGGCAACTCTACCTCACTATGGCATTGATTTTCCAACTAAGAGACCAACTGGGAGGTTTAGTAATGGCAAAAATGCTGCTGATTTGATTG CTGAAAAAGTAGGCCTGCCCACTTCACCACCTTACCTCTCTCTAATATGTAAGgttaaaaacaacaacaacaagaatgTATCCTTTTTGAGTGGTGTTAACTTTGCCTCTGGAGGTGCTGGAATATTCAATGGCACCGATGATAATTTT AGGCAATCAATACCTTTGACAAAGCAAGTGGACTACTATTCACAAGTGCATGATCAATTGACACAACAAATAGGAGCATCTACCCTTCAAAAACACCTCtcaaaatctattttcattGTTGTGATTGGAAGCAATGATATCTTTGGTTACTCTAACTCAATGGATCTTCAAAAGAAAAACACTCCACAACAATATGTGGATTCCATGACTTCCTCACTAAAAATACAACTACAG AGATTATACAACATTGGTGCAAGGAAATTTGAGATTGTTGGTGTTAGTGCAATTGGATGCAGCCCTGCATATAGGCTCAAGAACAAAACAGAATGCTTTTTAGAAGCCAATTTATTGTCAATTAAGTATAATGAAGAGCTTCAATCCATGTTGAAGGAATGGAAATTGGAGAATAAGGACTCAAGTTACTcatactttgatacttatgctGCACTCCAAGACCTCATTCATAATCCAACTTCTTATG GATTTGTAGATGTGAAAGATGCATGTTGTGGACTTGGTGAGCTGAATTCTCAGTTTCTATGTACACCAATTTCAATTCTTTGCTCCAATAGAAAAGACCATATCTTTTGGGATCAAGTCCATCCTACTGAAGCAGCTACTCGCATAATTGTGGATACACTTTTTAATGGACCTTCAAAATATACATTTCCTAttaatatggaacaactactagCTCTTTGA
- the LOC101491772 gene encoding GDSL esterase/lipase At5g55050-like has translation MNKLVILMRNSFLFISFFIIMFSLGFLEAQKVPAIYVFGDSLVDVGNNNYINGTFAKAILPYYGIDFPTKKPAGRFSNGKNAADLIAEKIGLPTSPPYLSILSKVKNNNKKNVSFLGGVNFASGGAGIFNGKHDSLWRSIPLKEQVEYYSQVYEQLKQQIGASKLQNHLSKSIFFVVIGGNDIFDYLNSMDLQKKNTPQQYVNSMASSLKVQLQRLYNNGARMLEIAGVAAIGCCPTLRLKNKTECFSEANFLSFKYNEELQSMLKEWQLENKNISYSYFDTYAALQDLIQNPTSHGFVDVKNACCGIGELNAQLPCLPSSNICTNRQDHIFWDPVHPTEAVTTIIVDRIFNGPSKYTSPINMKQLLHESIAKSLSPFNFLLLLGLVVTCYYQTKTI, from the exons ATGAACAAGTTAGTTATTTTGATGAGAAATTCCTTTCTCTTTATCTCTTTCTTCATCATCATGTTCAGTTTAGGATTCCTTGAAGCTCAAAAGGTTCCAGCTATATATGTGTTTGGAGACTCACTTGTTGATGTTGGCAACAACAattacataaatggtacttttgCAAAAGCAATTCTTCCTTACTATGGCATTGATTTTCCAACTAAGAAACCTGCTGGGAGGTTTAGTAATGGCAAGAATGCTGCTGATTTGATTG CTGAAAAAATAGGCCTACCCACTTCACCACCTTACCTCTCCATATTATCTAAggtaaaaaacaacaacaagaagAATGTATCCTTCTTGGGTGGTGTTAATTTTGCCTCTGGAGGTGCAGGAATATTTAATGGCAAACATGATAGTTTG tggaGATCAATACCTTTGAAAGAGCAAGTGGAATACTACTCACAAGTATATGAACAATTGAAACAACAAATAGGAGCATCTAAACTTCAAAATCACCTCTCAAAATCCATTTTCTTTGTTGTGATTGGAGGCAATGATATCTTTGATTACTTGAATTCAATGGATCTTCAAAAGAAAAACACCCCACAACAATATGTGAATTCTATGGCTTCTTCGTTAAAAGTGCAACTACAG AGATTATACAACAATGGTGCAAGGATGTTAGAGATTGCTGGTGTTGCTGCAATTGGATGTTGTCCTACATTGAGActcaaaaacaaaacagaaTGCTTTTCAGAAGCCaattttttgtcatttaaatataatgaaGAGCTTCAATCCATGTTAAAGGAATGGCAATTGGAGAACAAGAACATAAGTTACTcatactttgatacttatgcagCACTCCAAGACCTCATTCAGAATCCAACTTCTCATG GATTTGTAGATGTGAAAAATGCATGTTGTGGAATTGGTGAATTAAATGCTCAACTTCCATGTCTACCAAGTTCAAACATTTGTACGAACAGACAAGACCATATCTTTTGGGATCCAGTTCATCCTACTGAGGCAGTCACAACCATAATTGTTGATAGAATTTTTAATGGTCCTTCAAAATACACATCTCCTATAAATATGAAACAGCTTCTTCATGAATCAATTGCAAAATCACTTAGTCCCttcaattttttacttttattaggTTTGGTGGTTACTTGTTATTatcaaacaaaaacaatataa
- the LOC101492094 gene encoding probable tetraacyldisaccharide 4'-kinase, mitochondrial isoform X1, producing the protein MEKLRRLVNDIAYAKNLSKLSPLHLSLLPFLSISSSLYKLALSLRHSLYKHNNFSHFQTHRLPVPVISVGNLTWGGNGKTPMVEFIAFYFSRSGISPLVLSRGYGGGDEVNMLQRHLLGTPTKFGVGANRASVASHLIQKYGYIDIRKSSLYEKQNCYSKVQNSLDSEKIGVVVLDDAMQHWSLWRELDIVMVNGLTLWGNGRLLPLGPLREPLTALRRADVVVIHHADLVSDDVLEDIESMVQGIKKSVPIFFTKMDPTYLFEVGNINAKIPLTVLHEATILCVSAIGSAEPFVKRIQEMGALYVDRIDFSDHHIFDATDIDLIKARLGELERKFGSKPIVVITEKDYDRDPEILKQLYPFKVFALCSALKILPYKGNTEDIFKKFLKDQLKLEFPASD; encoded by the exons ATGGAGAAATTGAGAAGGTTAGTAAACGACATAGCGTATGCTAAGAATCTCAGTAAACTATCTCCACTTCACCTCTCTCTTCTCCCATTCCTTTCTATATCATCTTCTCTCTACAAACTCGCTCTCTCACTTCGCCATTCCCTTTACAAACACAACAACTTCTCCCATTTTCAAACCCACCG GTTGCCAGTTCCTGTTATCAGCGTCGGAAATTTGACATGGGGTGGCAATGGGAAGACGCCAATGGTTGAGTTCATCGCTTTCTACTTTTCTCGTTCAGGAATTTCACCTCTTGTTCTTTCTAGG GGTTATGGTGGTGGTGATGAAGTTAACATGCTTCAGAGACATTTACTTGGAACACCAACTAAGTTTGGTGTTGGCGCGAATCGAGCTTCTGTTGCCAGTCATTTGATCCAAAAATATGGCTACATTGATATTCGCAAGAGTTCATTGTATGAGAAACAAAACTGTTACTCGAAGGTCCAGAATTCTCTTGACTCCGAAAAAATTGGGGTTGTAGTTCTTGATGATGCAATGCAG CATTGGAGCTTATGGCGAGAATTGGATATTGTGATGGTCAACGGACTAACTCTTTGGGGTAACGGTCGACTACTGCCACTTGGACCTTTAAGAGAGCCTTTGACTGCTCTCAGGCGAGCAGATGTAGTTGTAATCCATCATGCAGACTTG GTTTCTGATGATGTTCTTGAGGATATTGAGTCAATGGTCCAAGGAATTAAAAAGTCTGTTCctattttctttacaaaaatggacccaacATACTTATTTGAGGTGGGAAACATCAATGCTAAAATACCATTGACGGTTCTTCACGAAGCTACTATTTTATGCGTTTCTGCTATTGGTTCTGCAGAACCTTTTGTGAAGCGGATTCAAGAG ATGGGAGCACTTTATGTTGATCGAATAGATttcagtgatcatcacatattCGATGCCACG GATATTGATTTGATCAAAGCCAGACTTGGAGAACTAGAGAGGAAGTTTGGTTCCAAACCAATTGTTGTAATAACTGAAAAG GATTATGATAGGGACCCTGAGATTCTTAAGCAACTTTATCCATTTAAAGTTTTTGCCCTGTGCTCTGCATTGAAGATTTTGCCCTATAAAGGAAATACAGAAGATatctttaagaaatttctgaaggaCCAATTGAAATTAGAATTTCCTGCATCAGATTAA